In Rheinheimera sp. MM224, one DNA window encodes the following:
- a CDS encoding DUF3422 family protein codes for MVQLYLRQHPQRDLLEQELQQRFFPALDSPCQLCQFVLTLSSTSRAAEYQAMQQLALQQGKNLEPHEQDCNLQLGNCWLRWERHNEFSTYTFIRSGAASSLFCDPQDLVPDNEWFSSLPGQLFRVVQLSIVQPAQLATQDPTELFVSEHLISSMVFNGKARIWTDFRKHNEGAGRMLVLDNGLSRSALGALVQQLFDLGNYRKLALLAWPYCKQALHQLPQQEQQLAVITSRIEQKQGNDEQLLDELIQLAAQTEHQISENSSRLQASHAYYQLTLDRLKSLDEQPVEGLMSLQHFTERRLTPAWRTAQSILTRQQQLAERLGRSTELLRTQINLKLAWQNQTLLSSMDKRAHLQLKLQSAVERLSVVAISYYSLQLLTKAQQAIVHWIPQWPAKTIESISIPLVVAMVLWYFWHLRKKLDQH; via the coding sequence ATGGTTCAACTTTATTTACGCCAACACCCGCAACGCGATTTGCTGGAACAAGAGTTACAGCAACGCTTTTTCCCGGCTCTGGACTCTCCTTGCCAGCTTTGTCAGTTTGTACTGACCTTATCCAGCACTTCACGTGCAGCTGAATATCAGGCTATGCAGCAATTGGCGCTGCAACAAGGTAAAAATCTGGAGCCGCATGAACAAGACTGCAATCTGCAATTGGGCAACTGTTGGCTACGCTGGGAAAGGCACAATGAGTTTTCCACTTATACCTTTATCCGCAGCGGTGCGGCCTCCAGTTTATTTTGTGATCCACAGGATTTAGTGCCAGACAACGAATGGTTTAGCAGCTTGCCAGGACAGTTGTTTCGGGTGGTGCAACTGAGCATAGTTCAGCCGGCTCAACTGGCGACGCAAGACCCAACAGAGCTTTTTGTCAGTGAACATTTGATCAGCAGCATGGTATTTAACGGCAAAGCCAGAATTTGGACTGATTTTCGTAAACACAATGAAGGCGCAGGCCGTATGCTGGTTTTGGATAACGGCCTGAGCCGCAGTGCTTTGGGTGCTTTAGTGCAGCAGCTGTTCGATTTGGGTAACTATCGCAAACTGGCTCTGTTAGCCTGGCCTTACTGCAAGCAGGCGCTGCATCAGTTGCCACAACAAGAGCAACAACTGGCGGTGATTACCTCGCGCATCGAGCAAAAACAAGGCAATGACGAGCAGTTGCTGGATGAGCTAATCCAGTTAGCTGCCCAGACAGAGCATCAAATTTCAGAGAACAGCAGCAGATTACAGGCCAGTCATGCTTATTATCAACTGACTCTGGACAGGTTAAAGAGTCTGGATGAACAGCCTGTTGAAGGCTTGATGTCATTACAGCATTTTACCGAACGACGCTTAACGCCAGCCTGGCGAACAGCGCAGTCGATTTTAACCCGTCAGCAACAACTGGCAGAACGTTTGGGGCGATCTACGGAATTGTTACGTACTCAAATCAACTTAAAGTTGGCGTGGCAAAACCAGACGCTGTTATCGTCTATGGATAAAAGAGCCCATTTGCAGCTTAAATTACAAAGTGCTGTCGAGCGTTTGTCAGTCGTCGCCATCAGCTACTACTCACTGCAACTTCTCACTAAAGCTCAGCAAGCCATAGTGCACTGGATCCCGCAGTGGCCTGCCAAAACCATAGAATCCATCAGTATTCCGCTGGTGGTCGCTATGGTGCTTTGGTACTTCTGGCATTTGCGAAAAAAATTGGATCAACACTAA
- a CDS encoding DNA ligase translates to MRTLYLSLCCTTMLVTVPAFGLETLPQLQLAQSYQQQEAVSDFWISEKLDGVRIFWDGKQLRSRSGQWIKLPDSLLKQLPAFALDGELWAGRGRFQQVMQALQSSGTELWQGIRIMVFDAPQQPGTFTERLQFLKQQLPDTAFVQLLPQQQLQTKAQLDELLQQVVAQGGEGLMLHHAKALYQSGRVSHLQKLKLVEDAEARVVAHLPGKGQFSGMLGALLVELPDGRRFKLGSGFTVEERKKPPEIGRLVTFQYQGLTHKGTPRFAVFVRERSEP, encoded by the coding sequence ATGCGAACTTTGTATTTGTCGCTGTGTTGTACGACCATGCTGGTCACTGTACCGGCTTTTGGTCTTGAAACATTACCCCAGTTACAACTGGCTCAGTCTTATCAGCAGCAAGAGGCGGTATCTGACTTTTGGATCAGTGAAAAACTAGATGGGGTACGTATCTTTTGGGATGGCAAGCAGTTGCGCAGTCGCAGCGGGCAGTGGATTAAGCTGCCGGATTCTTTATTGAAGCAACTACCTGCTTTTGCTTTGGATGGTGAATTATGGGCAGGCAGAGGTCGGTTTCAGCAGGTGATGCAGGCGTTGCAAAGCTCCGGAACTGAACTCTGGCAAGGTATTCGGATAATGGTGTTTGATGCACCACAACAGCCCGGCACTTTTACTGAACGACTGCAGTTTTTAAAGCAACAATTGCCAGATACAGCTTTTGTGCAGTTATTACCCCAACAGCAGTTGCAGACAAAAGCCCAGCTTGATGAGCTGTTGCAGCAGGTGGTGGCACAAGGTGGTGAAGGGCTAATGTTGCACCATGCAAAAGCTCTTTATCAAAGCGGACGGGTCAGTCATCTACAAAAACTGAAACTCGTAGAGGACGCAGAAGCCAGAGTGGTGGCGCATTTACCGGGGAAAGGCCAGTTTAGTGGCATGCTGGGCGCATTATTGGTGGAGTTACCAGATGGCCGCCGCTTTAAGTTAGGCTCGGGTTTTACTGTAGAAGAACGGAAAAAACCGCCAGAAATAGGGCGTTTAGTGACTTTTCAATACCAGGGATTAACCCATAAAGGCACGCCTCGTTTTGCAGTTTTTGTGCGGGAACGCTCAGAGCCATAA
- a CDS encoding methylamine utilization protein, whose translation MQITVTDQQGQPLEDAAVELLDPANKNFSQKKAEVKQQDLIFIPFVSAYQTGTAVDFPNMDKTRHHVYSFSPAKVFELKLYANKPEAPVVFDQAGIIALGCNIHDYMQAYIYVGDSPFLQVTDGKGLVTFNDIPDGTYQLKLWHPWQNTDWVTQQVQIKQGQVMSYQLAITAQEKPKKPKKGFGASYTP comes from the coding sequence GTGCAAATTACAGTGACTGATCAGCAAGGCCAACCCTTGGAAGATGCTGCAGTTGAGCTGCTTGACCCGGCAAATAAAAACTTTTCACAAAAAAAAGCAGAAGTGAAACAGCAGGACCTGATCTTTATTCCTTTTGTTTCGGCCTATCAAACAGGCACTGCTGTTGATTTTCCGAATATGGATAAAACCCGGCATCACGTGTATTCCTTTTCACCTGCCAAAGTATTTGAACTAAAGCTGTATGCCAATAAACCTGAAGCACCAGTGGTCTTTGATCAGGCCGGTATTATCGCTTTGGGCTGTAACATTCATGATTATATGCAGGCCTATATTTACGTAGGTGACAGTCCGTTTTTGCAGGTCACTGATGGCAAAGGCCTGGTGACTTTTAACGATATTCCTGATGGCACTTATCAGCTCAAACTCTGGCACCCGTGGCAAAATACAGACTGGGTGACTCAGCAAGTACAAATTAAACAAGGCCAGGTGATGAGTTATCAGCTGGCCATTACCGCTCAGGAAAAACCAAAGAAACCGAAAAAAGGCTTTGGTGCTTCCTACACTCCCTGA
- the torT gene encoding TMAO reductase system periplasmic protein TorT, with protein sequence MFKAFLMISLGISTALWAEQNWFPVDVQADGNKLQYQPLQKVNKTWRLCALLPHGKDHYWWGVSWGLAEEAKRQGVHLGIYEAGGYENLPRQRQQLQDCITNNADALIIAAISSEGLNDLILQLKNSGIPVIDLINGIKSPAITARSSVSFADMAAKSIQYLLKHSQQQSLSVAWFPGPAQAAWVQDAERGLKQELEGSQIKLVHGGYGATDNFSQATLVRQLFGHEQPNYILANAVAAGVAQNFISAESLTNTEVMAYYANPEVVRLIQSGQLLAAATDSPVIQARISIDLALRILEQQPYAKQVSPHIRILDQHSISQLPLQQIIAPKQQWMIRQPLAAKTP encoded by the coding sequence ATGTTCAAAGCGTTTTTGATGATTAGCCTTGGGATCAGCACCGCCTTGTGGGCAGAGCAAAACTGGTTTCCGGTTGACGTACAGGCTGACGGTAACAAGCTGCAGTACCAACCTCTGCAAAAAGTTAATAAAACATGGCGGCTCTGCGCTTTGTTACCTCATGGCAAAGATCATTACTGGTGGGGCGTGTCCTGGGGTTTAGCAGAGGAAGCGAAACGCCAGGGCGTACACTTGGGAATATATGAAGCCGGAGGTTATGAAAACTTACCGCGCCAACGCCAGCAGCTGCAGGATTGTATAACGAACAACGCCGACGCGCTGATTATTGCCGCAATCTCCAGTGAAGGCTTAAATGATTTAATTTTACAGCTAAAAAATTCCGGCATTCCGGTGATTGATCTGATTAATGGTATTAAGAGCCCGGCTATTACGGCCCGTTCTTCAGTGTCTTTTGCGGATATGGCAGCCAAAAGTATCCAGTATTTGTTAAAACACAGTCAGCAGCAGAGCCTGAGTGTTGCCTGGTTTCCAGGACCAGCCCAGGCAGCATGGGTGCAGGATGCAGAACGGGGTTTAAAACAAGAATTAGAAGGTAGTCAGATTAAGCTGGTGCATGGTGGTTATGGCGCCACCGACAATTTCTCGCAGGCCACTTTAGTCCGGCAGCTGTTTGGCCATGAACAGCCTAACTATATACTGGCCAATGCTGTCGCTGCTGGTGTTGCCCAAAATTTTATCTCGGCTGAAAGCCTGACAAACACTGAAGTGATGGCGTATTACGCCAATCCAGAGGTAGTGCGGCTGATCCAAAGCGGTCAGTTACTGGCAGCAGCTACAGATTCGCCTGTGATCCAAGCCCGCATCAGTATCGATTTGGCGCTACGTATTCTGGAACAACAACCTTATGCCAAACAAGTGAGCCCACATATACGAATTTTGGACCAGCACAGTATCAGCCAATTGCCATTGCAGCAGATCATAGCTCCCAAACAACAATGGATGATCCGCCAGCCATTAGCTGCTAAAACGCCTTGA
- a CDS encoding LysE family translocator produces MVNLALMGAFIPTFLFVSVTPGMCMTLAMTLGMTQGVRRTLWMMWGEMLGVALVAILAVCGVAAMMLQFPTVFQWFKIAGALFLAYIGWQMWWAKGKLAIPQAGVSRELMPRRTLFSQGFVTAVSNPKGWAFHMALLPPFIDSQLAFWPQLLVLVCIIILLEFLSMLLYASGGKALGAFFQQQNKVQWLNRIAASLMFAVALWMLLG; encoded by the coding sequence ATGGTTAATCTGGCCTTGATGGGCGCTTTTATTCCGACTTTTTTATTTGTCTCTGTTACGCCTGGTATGTGCATGACCCTTGCTATGACCTTGGGCATGACGCAGGGCGTGCGCCGTACTTTATGGATGATGTGGGGCGAAATGTTAGGTGTGGCTTTGGTGGCCATTCTGGCTGTTTGTGGTGTCGCCGCTATGATGCTGCAATTTCCTACTGTGTTTCAGTGGTTTAAAATCGCTGGCGCTTTATTTCTGGCTTATATCGGCTGGCAAATGTGGTGGGCCAAAGGCAAGTTAGCTATTCCTCAAGCTGGTGTCAGTCGTGAGCTGATGCCAAGACGCACTTTATTTAGTCAGGGTTTTGTCACCGCCGTGTCTAACCCTAAAGGCTGGGCTTTTCATATGGCCTTATTGCCGCCTTTTATCGACAGTCAACTGGCATTTTGGCCTCAGTTGCTGGTGTTGGTTTGTATTATTATTTTGTTAGAGTTTCTCTCCATGCTGCTGTACGCCAGTGGCGGTAAAGCTTTGGGCGCTTTTTTTCAGCAACAAAACAAAGTACAGTGGCTCAACCGTATCGCTGCCAGCTTAATGTTTGCTGTGGCGCTTTGGATGCTGCTTGGTTAG